TGAAAAAGGAAGAGTTTGAATGATTGAAAAAGTTATAGGCTTAATGATCTCTTATTTTGAAAAAGACAGAAAAATGATAAACCATACTTTAAAAGTCTATGGATTTGCCAGCACTATAGGCAGGCTGGAAAAACTTCCTGAAGAAAAGCAGATGACACTTGAACTTGCTTCCATACTTCACGATATAGGCATTAAAATATCTCGTGAAAAATATAATTCCTCTGATGCAAAATATCAGGAAAAAGAAGGACCGCCCATAGTCAGAAATATGCTTGAATCTCTGGGATTCAGCAAAGAGATAACAGACAGGGTATCTTTTATAGTAGGCAGTCATCATAGTTATGAAAAAATTGATGATCTGGATTTCCGCATAGTTGTTGAAGCGGATTTTCTTGTAAACCTTGATGAAGGTTTTGTGCCTATGAGTGATTTTGACTTTATTAGAGGGACTTATTTTAAAACAGAATCTTCAATAAAGATGCTTTATTCCATGTATAAAGAATAAAACCATTGATTTCCCCGCCAAGACGAGAGAAGCGATTGGGGAATTATTTCTGCAAACTATGCAGGAATAGGCAGGCTGGACCGGCGCTAAATTTCATTGCGGTGCATGTAGCGTCCGGGACTTTGATTTTATGGCCAGAGCCTACCATGCTTCTTTTTGCCTTAATTTCCGTTCCGACAATGATATTTTTTTATCGTGATATAAAAAAT
Above is a genomic segment from Actinomycetota bacterium containing:
- a CDS encoding HD domain-containing protein → MIEKVIGLMISYFEKDRKMINHTLKVYGFASTIGRLEKLPEEKQMTLELASILHDIGIKISREKYNSSDAKYQEKEGPPIVRNMLESLGFSKEITDRVSFIVGSHHSYEKIDDLDFRIVVEADFLVNLDEGFVPMSDFDFIRGTYFKTESSIKMLYSMYKE